ATTTGGTTGAGTCTGAGCATAGCAGGAAGTGTTATTGGGGGTGTGGGTTATGGATTTTTCACTCCTTGGGTTTCAGCTTTTGAGGCCTTTAGACAAGAGAATGAATCAAATAAATTCTTACACTGCATTGTGGTAAATTTCTGAAAtgtcctgtttttttttttaatgcggTAATTGAGTCAATACTTTTGCCTTCCTTAGTTAATCTtgttaaaattgtatttctccAACAATTAGGATGGAACATGGGACACTATCAAAGGTAGCTGTACCGTTGTCCGGGATTTTGCTGATATTTGCATTCATTCGTATCCAGTTTACTTGAAGGAGGTTCGTGAATCTACAGGCTCAGACGAGCTTCAGACTCTTAGGTGGGTGTTATTGTATTACTTTGTGATGatcaaaaatctaatttgattaataatgcgttctattcacctgatttgaacttatctgaacttattagaacttagaaacttattttagttataaattgtacttggtcaacccttattttattttttctgaacttatttttcctgaaataagtggaaatatgGTGAACATAACAGAGTCTAACTTCAATGAGGATAAACATCTAACTTCTTCAAATGTGTATTTAAGCCTTATTCTCTTCACCGAATTTGTTTTATTGGCCATATAAAGGACAGTTTGGAATTGGAAAGTAGTGGATTGCAAAGAGCTTTGCTGTGTAAAGGAAGACAAGAACCATGGTTCATTTGTGGTTGCTAAACAAGGGATTTCATATGCATGCTTTGGTTATAAGATAGCTATTCTAGCTAAGTTAACCTTGCTAATGTATTCTGGTTATCATGCAGGTTTATCCATGTACCAGCAATCATTGTTGTTGGTTTGATGGGCCTAATTGTCGACGTTCCTTCTTTCACTGTAATCGCCATAATAAAGAGTCCTTTAATGTTACTAAAAGGATGGCAGCGACTAACACAAGACCTTATTAGCCGCCAGGGCCCTTTTCTTGAAACAGCTTGTATTCCAATTGCTGGTTTGACAATCCTCTTGTGGCCCTTGTTTGTTATTGGAAGCATTGTATTGGCTATCTTCTCAAGTGTTTTTGTTGGATTGTATGGTTCAATTGTTGTCTatcaggttttttttttttttcaaatttccaattacATTTCATCTTTTTCCTCCTCAACCCTGAATTATAAAATCACCTTCGTTGTTGATATGGATACAGGAAAGATCTTTTCGAAGAGGTCTTGCTTATGTAGTTGCAATGGTTGCTGAATTTGATGAGTACACTAATGATTGGCTTTACCTGAGAGAAGGAACTATACTACCAAAGTAATTTCTCTGCCAATAATCTGTTATTTGCTACTGGTTTtgttacttgatttttttttttccggaatTTATGTATTGATCAAACTAAATTAATGGCAGCTAGGCCTCGATACAGAAAGAAACAGGCTACACACTCATCAGATCTTACTGTTGGTACAAATCATGTTCGTGCTGACGGGTTCAGTTCTGCTTCCGCTGATCCACCTGCAATGCTTATGCCTAGCTTAGGACCTTCTAGGTCAGTCAGAGAAACAATTCAGGAAGTGAAGATGGTTCAGGTATATACTTTTTTGGCTATCTTAAATTCTTCTTAAATAACGATTTTGTTTCCAGTTAATTTTCTAgctgttgaaaaaaaaatccgTTTCTTCTTTCAGTTTCTGATATGAAACATGTTTTTGTCATTGGAATTTAGAAAATTCTGCTAAATGTTTATGCGCCATTCTGTAACTTTACAGATTGAAATTGTGTCTGCTTTTTTAGAATTTGGCTCACTTAAAGCCCTAAACAATCTAAGGAACCCATCCAAATTTTTACTGCCAGGAAACTGATGTGGACTCTCTAAACTCCGACTGGCTAAAACTTTCTTACGCTGCAAACTAACAGCATGAGTAGGACAAGAACCCCAGTTGTACAGATGAAAAGCTCACTTCAATTCTTTGAGTTATTTCTGCATATCTGTGTTAAGAATTTCTTGTTTCTTTAGCCTGTGAGTTCTTATATCATTACAAGGAGAATAGATTGACTGAATTTTGTAGTCTGAACAAACAAGTGACAAGTTTAAAAAGCTGTTATGTTTCATTTGTTTTTGCTGTTTAAAGCCTGTGATGTTTTGAGGTTTGTTTCTgctaaattaaccaactttaaGAACTTAAACTTCTAAATCCTGTTTTCTTATTACTCCATAAAAAAATGTGATGCAGGTGTGGGGAAACATGATGAATAcaatagaaattaaaggaaaagaacTTCTGGATGCAAATGTTTTAACTCGTGCTGACCTTTATGAATGGTTGAAAGCAAAGAACAGCCATGAAGCACCAATTATTGGTGTTGGTCTTCATAGTTATTCAGCTTTGTATACTCTCACATGCTCCATCCAAGCTGGAGCAGATGGTATAATGCTACTTGACGGAGTGATCATTAACCATGTGAATAGACCCCAGGATAGAATTCTAGACTGGTTTTTTAACCCTCTAATGGTATTAAAGGAGCAGATCAAGACCTTAAAATTGGGTAATGGTGAAATGCAATATTTAGAGAGAGTGCTTCTTTTCGGGAGCCATCCTCAGAGGATGGAGGCCTGGGAAAACGGTTCTGTGATATCTCAAGATCCTCTCAGAGCTGCACAAATTCAAGGCATTAGCAGAAGGTATTAATTACTAAACAATTTCTTATCCTTAATCTTACCTAATTATATTGCTTTAAATACATACTACGGAGTATTTCCTTAAAATAAGCATCTGACTTCTCTTATTGTATAGTTACAGTAACCTTTTTATACTTGAACTTACCTGTGAAGAATTTAAGTTGGTGTCTGAATCTGGAGATCCTCTTGTGTATTTTACTTCCACTTTAGGTAACTCAGTCAGAAATGGGTAAAAGTCCAAGTATCAGACTCGCCTATGTTATGAAaaaattccattttttttggtttgagaTGAAGTGTCAAGTTTCAAGTGTCCATGCCATGTCTAGTGTTAACGATCCAACACATCAGTACTTGAGGTGGAAATGAGGAGTTCGAGTAACTTAGCCTTCACATTAATGCTAAAAGAAACAGAGTAGTTGATTTGTACACAAATATTTGTGACTGCAATTTATGATTATTTGTCCTAGTCCTTACCAGAAGAGGTCAAGTTGCTGCTTCATAGACCTCTTGGATGGATACTGATCACTCATTTGAACTTGTCAACTGCTGTGATTTGAACAAAAGATTTGAATTCATATGATTGGTCGTGGAATCGATGATTACTTGGCCAAGTCTTTAACTGAAGTCCTCAAACCCCTTCACTTGAAAAGTCCGTATCTGACCTTATTTTCCCTAATTGGAACTTATCAGCCCTTATTTGAACTAATTTTTCCATACATGAACTTACTATCTTCTTCATCGCGACTTATCTGCACTTACTTTTCTGAAACTTTTTTAGCCAAATTTGATATGCAGTCCTTTATCACTTAGCTTGTTCTTTTAATGTCCTAGTTTCTGTTTAAGAAGCATGACTTAAAAGTAATTCCAACTCCTAATTAACAATATGATGTGACAGGATGACTGGAATGTCAAGAAGCATAACCAAACTACCCACATACAGGAGGAGATACCGCCATCTTATCAAGAATTTGCTTGCTTATCAATCGGAGAAGGAAGGTGTCTCGAACAAGTATGAGTCTGTAAGATCCATCGCTTCAGAGGAGATTGTGTaggatttatatttttttttccttttcaaatTGTATATAAATACATTTGTTATTGTAAAAAGATGAAAATCTAGTCAAATAGATGGGCATTCTTTGTTTATGCTTCAGTTGATAGTGATTGGTGATATTCTGGAGAGTGTATCATAATTCATAGCTATTGTTGCCCATTTGGGATTTAGGCATAGTTATATTTacttatatgtttatgaaatatGAATCGGTTTCAGGGTTCTTGACATAGCTATGAATGAGCCTATGAGAataatccccccccccccccctccctccCCTTCCTCGGGCCCCCGGCAGGACCATCATGCTAGGTGCTCCCGAATAATGTAGTACGGAGTAACAATAGTCCTTGGAGAATAGGGCTTTTGTTGTATAACGTGGTGggctattatttttatttttttgcaaaatGAGTCACAaaagcaatataaattacaaataggTGCTGggagattcgaacctgagacctatcaTATACAGACCCTCGATCTTAATCACTAGTCCAAGACATCATTGATTGTGGTGGGCTAAATGCTTGTAATGCGAATGTTTTTCAACCTTAAAGTTGATTAGCACATTTTTTCAACATTTTACTAAGGTTTTATTTGGTTgggaggaattggaaggaaaagaaagtaaAGGTAAAATACGGTTTCGTGtattacaaattttaaaaaacGGCGGTCTGACCTGTCAGACCACCCTATCCACGGGTTTTTATAATTTTCGCGGGTCAAAAACATGGAAATGCTCCTAAATTTCGGGtcatataaaaatatatttcacCCCATTTTAAACCCtaattcattttctctttcctcacAATCTTTctgcccctctctctcctcctctgcccctatctctctcctcaaaatctctctctcctcaaaatctctctcctccatttccGTCGGCCTCCTTTCGCCGGCACCAACGCTACAACGAAGGTGAAGGTGCAGCGGCTTCGTGCTCGGTTGTTCCTCTCCGGCGTTCTGTCTTCGTCTCCCTCAAACTCTCCGCCTCTCCTCGAATGGCCGCCACCATTCTCCTTCATGAGAACGAGAGTAAGATCGGTGAATCGGCAACGTTTTTGTCGCCTACTCCGACGAAGAGGATGTGATTAAGGTTTCTATGATCTTTcatctttttaattatttttgttgattttacaatttaggttttgtttgattttttcgattttttcaaTTTTCCTAGCATGAAGGTGGCGCCGGTGATTTGCCTTGTCGCATCAGCCATTGGAGATGGAAGGAGAGCCGAATGGAGCGGAGGACTGAACGGCGGTGGCGGCTGAGTTGGAGAGAGAATGAGCGGCGAAGGAGATAGAGAGAGAGTCGCGGGAGGAGAGGCGACGATTAGCCACCTCGCAATCTGCCTCGTTCCCTCGGTATTCAGTGTGGCTGGAGGTCGTCAGCTCCTCTTCGCGAGCCTGTTGGTGGCTGTGGTTTGGGGCtcctctgaaggaaataatgcccttggtccaagtatgcattctatgttaagtctaataaatgcggttcagtattaattaacaagttaataattcagtgagatcaagtgagctgaatgcctagctagaggccgcttcagttcaagtggaattaatgatattaatccacagcttactcttgactgaacccgtagggtcacacaaatagtacgtaaacggatcaagtatttaatggcattaaatactccatctatgaatattcggaaccgacggatcttggtttcagtgggagctaagatcgtcacaggcaagaaatgaatactccagaaacgatgatattgccggaaacggaaatatggatcgtatcggaaatatgaatattatccaagtcgtagatgttgccggaaacggaaacatggtacgtatcggaaaatattattggaaatggaaatattaccagaatcggaaatattgccggaaacggaaatattgtcagaatcggaaatattgccggaatcggaaaataattccggaaacggaaatattaaatatttgttcgaaacggaaattaattccggaatcggaaatattaaatattgttcgtatcggaaatagattccggaaatggaaatttaatcggaagcgtatcgtacgaattagcatcggacgaggcctgccggacgaaggcccagcacgaagccaggccgtcgcccagcaagcacgcacgccacaagcccagcgcgcgccaaggccacggatgcgtgggccttgctgcgtgggctgcagctcgcacgcatgggcagtccttgtggctgccgtgtgtgtgtgagtttgtgctcatgcgtgattcctgaatctgcaagagtcagtgtatgattaaatgtctattcctaattggataaattaattaaatagaattcatgtaggattctaattccaattaattcgcatcctactaggattacgattcattttccataactctataaataaaggcctaggggtcataatttatatacaagtttcaaagtattcaaaagtgagtttttgagagaaaattaaaacacatcttgctcataaaagtgccgaattttctagtaccttaagggcgattctagttggtcaatcttaaggcggatccggacgtgctgtggactatctacggagggacgacacttggagtcctaaaagacttgttcttgttcggttcgggcgcagctagggaaggcacgcaacaaagagtatgcatctaattatgctatatgattatgtgtaaataatatgattcctgggttaatggttgtttccgcatgatttatgtaaatgtcatatgtatcataacctaacagtggtatcacgagccccttattattttcataatctaaattgcatgaacatggttaaatattacaaatttgcaagaattaaaaggggtgattaattttcgtaattgttaattaattgcaaattgcgtttatttaattatacgtacgcagtttttcggcagtttcttcgttactcatccaaatcgagtgatttttgtgtcaattccgcatgtaaaaggcattctaaaattttgacaaaaatagtatttttctgccgaacccagaattctcaaattcgaagcctaactatgacttttcgaaggttttagtttttcgaatgcaaaatttcgtaaatttaagatgttaaattaaatatttgcgattcctgttgataaatcttgaatttttgattgacctactgcatatgtttaacaagtttgaatg
This genomic stretch from Spinacia oleracea cultivar Varoflay chromosome 3, BTI_SOV_V1, whole genome shotgun sequence harbors:
- the LOC110778789 gene encoding uncharacterized membrane protein At3g27390, with the protein product MMQNMSNNNFDGLLKIIYVVFAFCAALILGALKGLLVGPIAGLILIVGNVAVILGLFPVHVAWTFYTIVNTSRFDTPLKVAILLALPALAAIWLSLSIAGSVIGGVGYGFFTPWVSAFEAFRQENESNKFLHCIVDGTWDTIKGSCTVVRDFADICIHSYPVYLKEVRESTGSDELQTLRFIHVPAIIVVGLMGLIVDVPSFTVIAIIKSPLMLLKGWQRLTQDLISRQGPFLETACIPIAGLTILLWPLFVIGSIVLAIFSSVFVGLYGSIVVYQERSFRRGLAYVVAMVAEFDEYTNDWLYLREGTILPKPRYRKKQATHSSDLTVGTNHVRADGFSSASADPPAMLMPSLGPSRSVRETIQEVKMVQVWGNMMNTIEIKGKELLDANVLTRADLYEWLKAKNSHEAPIIGVGLHSYSALYTLTCSIQAGADGIMLLDGVIINHVNRPQDRILDWFFNPLMVLKEQIKTLKLGNGEMQYLERVLLFGSHPQRMEAWENGSVISQDPLRAAQIQGISRRMTGMSRSITKLPTYRRRYRHLIKNLLAYQSEKEGVSNKYESVRSIASEEIV